From Diadema setosum chromosome 5, eeDiaSeto1, whole genome shotgun sequence, the proteins below share one genomic window:
- the LOC140228534 gene encoding calcium-activated chloride channel regulator family member 3-like, translating into MATIQLLVFCLTVLFAISSVSSLESSSRVYLNVTDRGYQDLLIAIQPGVSESDFPQLLDEIKEAFTAASRQLYVATRRFAYFKTVRILVPADWADSADYQQVTWETYDTSDVRISSDANDQPQTQQPGQCGEPGMYMRLSPSYLTNPAVTDRYGSPGQVIVHEWAHLRYGVFDEHANPGDINDHEFYTNPITDEVEATRCAIGISEESSPYNMILGRRWFSILET; encoded by the exons ATGGCAACAATACAATTACTTGTATTCTGCCTCACTGTGCTCTTTGCCATCTCGTCGGTGTCCTCGTTGGAATCATCATCTCGGGTATACCTGAACGTGACCGATCGTGGTTACCAGGATCTGTTGATTGCCATCCAGCCGGGGGTGAGTGAGTCCGACTTCCCACAGCTTCTGGACGAGATCAAGGAAGCTTTCACGGCGGCTTCTCGACAGCTTTACGTAGCCACACG GCGATTTGCTTATTTCAAGACCGTTCGGATCCTAGTTCCTGCTGATTGGGCGGATTCAGCTGACTACCAACAGGTCACGTGGGAGACCTACGACACCAGTGATGTCAGAATTAGTAGTGATGCCAATGACCAGCCCCAAACCCAGCAACCTGGCCAGTGCGGGGAACCAGGCATGTATATGCGCCTGTCACCATCTTATCTAACAAATCCAGCGGTCACTGACAGATATGGATCTCCTGGACAG GTCATAGTACACGAATGGGCTCACCTGCGATATGGCGTGTTCGATGAGCACGCAAATCCTGGCGATATCAACGATCACGAATTCTACACCAATCCTATTACTGACGAAGTGGAAGCTACGAGGTGTGCCATAGGGATATCAG AAGAGAGCTCCCCGTACAACATGATCTTAGGAAGGCGGTGGTTTTCCATTCTTGAGACATGA